One window of Misgurnus anguillicaudatus chromosome 13, ASM2758022v2, whole genome shotgun sequence genomic DNA carries:
- the usp21 gene encoding ubiquitin carboxyl-terminal hydrolase 21, whose product MPRNESMDNTCQAMYRTLATQNGLQPEHVDISQSVLYTSIMGLLLVTDKERELQLGSGQIGLCNVGNTCFLNAIVQCLSHTRGLRDYCLRKAYLHDKYSNQEPVLMNDFSDVLAGLWECDGGETTVNPGKFYRMFKEAVPRFIGYSQQDAQEFLRFLLDRLHTEINRRPSHRPAVLAIKEPKYSRFRISDEALDMWQKHLDRDDSKIVDLFSGQLRSSLNCSVCSHYSNTFDVFCDLSLPIPKKSVQIVTLKECLDLFSQEEKLDKENSPMCERCNRRTESTKRLTIQRFPRILVIHLNRFTMSRYSVCKSSVSVSFPLHGLDLGPFGPVDCGPVLYDLYAVCNHSGTVNMGHYTAVCREEEGWCCYNDSCVTAIHEKKLQSNQAYILFYELKSCNITSQ is encoded by the exons ATGCCAAGAAACGAATCAATGGACAACACGTGTCAGGCCATGTACCGCACATTAGCTACTCAAAATGGCCTTCAGCCAGAACACGTGGACATATCACAGTCTGTATTATACACGTCCATCATGGGTCTTCTTCTGGTGACGGACAAAGAG AGAGAACTGCAACTGGGCAGTGGACAAATTGGACTGTGCAACGTTGGAAACACT tgtttCCTCAATGCCATTGTGCAGTGTCTCTCCCACACTCGTGGTCTTCGGGACTATTGTCTGAGGAAAGCGTATCTTCATGACAAGTACTCAAATCAAGAGCCTGTGCTTATGAATG ATTTCTCAGACGTTTTGGCCGGATTGTGGGAATGTGATGGTGGAGAAACCACAGTGAACCCTGGGAAGTTTTATCGCATGTTTAAAGAGGCAGTGCCTCGCTTCATTGGCTACAG TCAACAAGATGCCCAGGAGTTCTTACGGTTTCTTCTGGATAGGCTACATACAGAAATTAACCGTCGCCCATCCCATCGTCCTGCGGTTCTTGCAATTAAGGAACCAAAATATTCACGATTCAG GATTTCAGATGAAGCTTTGGATATGTGGCAGAAACATCTGGACAGGGATGACAGTAAGATTGTAG ATCTGTTCTCGGGTCAGTTGCGCAGTTCCCTGAACTGTTCTGTCTGCTCACATTACTCCAACacttttgatgtgttttgtgaCCTTTCGCTCCCAATCCCAAAG AAGAGTGTCCAAATTGTCACACTGAAAGAGTGTTTAGATCTCTTCTCACAGGAGGAGAAACTTGATAAAGAAAATTCACCG ATGTGTGAGCGGTGTAATCGTCGTACTGAGAGCACTAAAAGACTGACCATACAAAGGTTCCCTAGGATCCTGGTGATAC ACCTGAATCGATTTACCATGTCAAGGTACTCAGTCTGTAAAAGCTCAGTGTCTGTTTCATTTCCTCTGCACGGGTTGGATCTGGGGCCATTTGGACCGGTTGACTGTG GTCCTGTGCTGTATGATTTGTATGCAGTGTGCAATCATTCAGGCACTGTAAATATGGGTCACTACACGGCTGTATGTCGAGAGGAGGAGGGCTGGTGCTGTTACAATGACTCATG TGTAACTGCAATACATGAGAAGAAACTTCAGTCCAATCAAGCTTATATTCTCTTCTATGAGCTTAAAAGCTGCAATATCACCAGCCAATAA